Proteins from one Coffea arabica cultivar ET-39 chromosome 8c, Coffea Arabica ET-39 HiFi, whole genome shotgun sequence genomic window:
- the LOC113706734 gene encoding GDSL esterase/lipase At4g10955-like has translation MDRDSGEQIRREMVMASERENFELSGPLHLSSMDWKSTDYRRSVAACLVQGVYILERDRQEKRQGSEALAPPWWNFFHFQLCTPLVDEADSSTFGAIYELKHPMPDDKSSVNDSPRYVIAFRGTLTKGDAFSRDLQLNVHLVRNDLHQTSRFEIAIQAVRSIVATYGSSNIWLAGHSLGSALALLVGKSMAKTGVLLEAFLFNPPFVSAPIERIKDKKVKHGLRIASSVVTAGLAFAMKNSHRKNQTGDTFVALSEWMPCLFVNPADHVCSEYIGYFEHRKNMDEIGVGLIEKLATQHSLGGLVMTAMGKEAGEPLYLIPSAKLTVNLSPSQEFKEAHGIHQWWRSDLLLELKTYKY, from the coding sequence GAAGAGTACAGATTATCGAAGATCTGTTGCAGCTTGTTTGGTACAGGGTGTCTACATTCTGGAACGCGATCGCCAGGAAAAGCGGCAGGGAAGTGAAGCACTTGCTCCTCCATGGTggaatttcttccattttcaatTATGCACTCCGCTTGTTGATGAGGCTGATTCATCTACCTTTGGTGCCATCTATGAATTGAAACACCCAATGCCTGATGATAAAAGTTCAGTTAATGACAGCCCACGTTATGTTATTGCTTTTCGAGGTACATTAACCAAGGGTGATGCATTCTCCCGGGACCTCCAATTGAATGTCCACTTAGTCCGGAATGACCTTCACCAGACGTCTCGATTTGAAATAGCCATTCAAGCTGTTCGGAGCATTGTTGCAACATATGGAAGTTCAAATATTTGGCTAGCTGGACACTCTCTGGGATCTGCCTTGGCATTGCTTGTTGGAAAGAGTATGGCAAAAACAGGAGTCTTACTTGAAGCTTTTCTGTTTAATCCACCATTTGTTTCAGCTCCAATTGAGAGAATAAAGGACAAAAAAGTCAAACATGGGCTTCGAATTGCAAGTAGTGTCGTAACCGCTGGACTTGCTTTTGCTATGAAAAATAGCCACCGGAAGAATCAAACAGGAGATACATTTGTTGCATTGTCAGAATGGATGCCATGCCTATTTGTTAATCCAGCGGATCACGTATGCTCCGAGTATATTGGGTATTTTGAACACAGGAAAAACATGGACGAGATTGGTGTTGGACTAATTGAGAAATTGGCAACCCAGCACTCGCTTGGGGGTCTTGTTATGACCGCAATGGGCAAGGAGGCAGGAGAGCCCCTATACCTTATTCCTTCTGCAAAATTAACGGTTAATTTATCTCCCTCACAAGAATTCAAAGAAGCCCACGGAATACACCAATGGTGGAGGTCTGATCTGCTCTTAGAATTGAAAACTTACAAGTACTGA
- the LOC113706736 gene encoding uncharacterized protein isoform X1, whose amino-acid sequence MGKHKPPKPPSGRTNLASCIVATVFLIFVVIVILIVYFTVFKPKDVNLTVNAIQLPTFSVANGTVNFTFSQYVTVLNPNRAVFTHYDSSLQLLYAGSQVGFMFIPAGKIAAGKSQYMAATFSVQSFPLSVNQPLNVGPTVTDGLSGFRVGPTMEIESRLEMAGRVRVLHFFSHHMDASAECRVAISRGRGTVAGFGASDGDCSDSRDWDRSRRRTAHF is encoded by the exons ATGGGGAAACATAAGCCACCTAAACCTCCGAGCGGTCGAACAAACTTGGCTTCATGCATAGTGGCAACCGTTTTCTTGATTTTCGTTGTCATAGTCATCCTCATTGTTTACTTCACCGTTTTCAAACCCAAGGACGTGAACCTCACGGTCAACGCCATCCAGCTGCCCACCTTCTCCGTGGCAAACGGCACTGTAAACTTCACCTTCTCGCAATACGTCACCGTTCTCAACCCCAACAGGGCCGTCTTTACCCACTACGACAGCTCCCTCCAGCTCCTCTACGCCGGAAGTCAAGTGGGCTTCATGTTCATCCCCGCCGGAAAGATCGCCGCGGGCAAGAGCCAGTACATGGCCGCGACCTTTTCCGTTCAGTCCTTCCCGTTGTCTGTTAACCAGCCGCTCAATGTGGGGCCTACTGTTACTGATGGGCTTAGTGGGTTTCGAGTAGGGCCCACGATGGAGATCGAGTCCAGGTTAGAGATGGCGGGCCGGGTTCGGGTGCTGCATTTCTTTAGCCATCATATGGACGCTAGTGCTGAATGCAGGGTGGCCATTTCT AGGGGACGGGGGACGGTTGCCGGCTTCGGCGCAAGTGACGGTGATTGCAGCGACAGCAGGGATTGGGATCGGAGTCGGAGGAGGACGGCCCACTTTTAA
- the LOC113706736 gene encoding uncharacterized protein isoform X2 — protein sequence MGKHKPPKPPSGRTNLASCIVATVFLIFVVIVILIVYFTVFKPKDVNLTVNAIQLPTFSVANGTVNFTFSQYVTVLNPNRAVFTHYDSSLQLLYAGSQVGFMFIPAGKIAAGKSQYMAATFSVQSFPLSVNQPLNVGPTVTDGLSGFRVGPTMEIESRLEMAGRVRVLHFFSHHMDASAECRVAISVSDGSVLGFHC from the coding sequence ATGGGGAAACATAAGCCACCTAAACCTCCGAGCGGTCGAACAAACTTGGCTTCATGCATAGTGGCAACCGTTTTCTTGATTTTCGTTGTCATAGTCATCCTCATTGTTTACTTCACCGTTTTCAAACCCAAGGACGTGAACCTCACGGTCAACGCCATCCAGCTGCCCACCTTCTCCGTGGCAAACGGCACTGTAAACTTCACCTTCTCGCAATACGTCACCGTTCTCAACCCCAACAGGGCCGTCTTTACCCACTACGACAGCTCCCTCCAGCTCCTCTACGCCGGAAGTCAAGTGGGCTTCATGTTCATCCCCGCCGGAAAGATCGCCGCGGGCAAGAGCCAGTACATGGCCGCGACCTTTTCCGTTCAGTCCTTCCCGTTGTCTGTTAACCAGCCGCTCAATGTGGGGCCTACTGTTACTGATGGGCTTAGTGGGTTTCGAGTAGGGCCCACGATGGAGATCGAGTCCAGGTTAGAGATGGCGGGCCGGGTTCGGGTGCTGCATTTCTTTAGCCATCATATGGACGCTAGTGCTGAATGCAGGGTGGCCATTTCTGTAAGTGATGGATCTGTGTTAGGATTCCACTGTTAG
- the LOC113706301 gene encoding phosphatidylinositol 4-kinase gamma 4 yields MSVADVALSPISEESVRSSGYIINRLHLTSGESIVIYLTLAGSVIPMKVLESDSIGSVKLRIQKCKGCVVKRQKLVFGGRELARSDSLVKDYGISSGNVLHLIVKLSDTVLVTVRTICEREYEFHVDRHRNVGYLKRVIAKKAEGFTNTEDQEVLYNGQKLEEHRLIDDVCKFSEAILHLVVENSAKVRAKPIEKDVEFSIVAANCSERTHEEKVQEEKEQTTDYQVTSWKPQDKSSLLEPVIVNPKVKFPLFVQQMIDSVLEGLENGRPPLRSSEGTGGTYFMQDASGDKSVAVFKPIDEEPMAVNNPHGLPLSLNGEGLKKGTRVGEGALREVAAYILDHPKNGPRCLSNWDVGFAGVPPTLMVQCSHKEFYHPEGYENPHNYMKLGSLQMFMSNSGSCEDMGPRDFPVEEVHKISVLDIRTANADRHAGNILVTREGKQGRIELIPIDHGYCLPEIFEDCTFDWLYWPQAREPFSPETTSYINTLDAELDIRLLKFYGLDLSLKCARTFRISTMLLKKGAARGLTPFAIGSMMCRESLNKKSMIEEIIHEAQESMLPGMSEAAFLEMVSDIMDIQLDKLIESPS; encoded by the exons ATGTCTGTTGCTGATGTCGCTTTGAGCCCAATTAGTGAAGAATCAGTGAGGTCTAGTGGGTATATCATCAACCGGTTGCATCTTACCTCCGGTGAATCTATTGTGATATACCTCACTCTTGCTGGTTCTGTCATTCCCATGAAGGTTTTAGAATCTGATTCAATTGGTTCAGTCAAACTTAGGATCCAAAAATGCAAAGGCTGTGTTGTGAAAAGGCAGAAGCTGGTTTTTGGTGGCAGAGAACTAGCAAGAAGTGATTCTCTTGTTAAGGATTACGGTATATCGAGTGGGAACGTCTTGCACTTAATTGTGAAGCTCTCTGATACTGTTCTGGTCACGGTTAGGACCATCTGTGAGCGAGAATATGAATTTCATGTTGATCGTCATCGGAATGTTGGGTATCTCAAGCGTGTGATTGCCAAGAAAGCGGAAGGATTTACTAATACTGAGGATCAGGAAGTTCTCTACAATGGTCAGAAGCTTGAGGAACATAGACTGATTGATGATGTATGCAAGTTTTCTGAAGCTATTCTCCACTTGGTAGTTGAAAATTCTGCAAAAGTTCGGGCTAAGCCTATTGAGAAAGATGTTGAATTCTCAATTGTGGCTGCAAATTGCAGTGAGAGGACACATGAAGAAAAAGTGCaggaagaaaaggaacaaaCTACGGACTATCAAGTGACATCTTGGAAGCCACAGGACAAAAGCAGTTTGCTGGAACCAGTCATTGTAAATCCAAAGGTGAAATTTCCCTTATTTGTGCAGCAGATGATTGATTCTGTATTGGAAGGATTGGAGAATGGAAGACCACCTTTGCGATCATCTGAGGGTACAGGAGGAACTTACTTCATGCAAGACGCGTCAGGAGATAAATCTGTTGCTGTTTTCAAGCCCATAGATGAAGAACCAATGGCTGTAAATAATCCTCATGGGCTACCTTTGTCATTGAATGGTGAAGGATTGAAGAAAGGGACCAGAGTTGGAGAGGGAGCCTTAAGGGAAGTTGCAGCCTATATACTTGATCACCCAAAGAATGGGCCACGCTGCCTGTCAAATTGGGATGTTGGTTTTGCTGGTGTTCCCCCCACATTAATGGTTCAATGCTCACACAAGGAGTTCTATCATCCAGAAGGGTATGAGAATCCACATAACTATATGAAGCTGGGATCTCTGCAGATGTTTATGAGTAATTCTGGGAGCTGCGAGGACATGGGTCCTCGAGATTTTCCTGTGGAGGAGGTTCACAAAATCAGTGTCTTGGACATAAGAACTGCAAATGCAGATAGGCATGCTGGAAATATATTGGTAACCAGAGAAGGGAAACAAGGGCGAATCGAGCTTATCCCAATTGACCATGGATACTGCTTGCCTGAGATT TTTGAAGATTGCACATTTGACTGGCTTTACTGGCCACAAGCCCGTGAACCTTTCTCGCCAGAGACCACTAGCTACATAAACACTCTTGATGCTGAGCTAGACATCAGACTACTTAAATTCTATGGGTTGGATCTATCCCTGAAATGTGCTCGAACATTCCGCATCTCCACCATGCTTCTGAAGAAAGGGGCAGCCAGAGGGCTCACTCCCTTTGCCATTGGAAGCATGATGTGCAGGGAATCCTTAAACAAGAAATCCATGATAGAAGAGATCATTCATGAAGCTCAAGAATCCATGCTCCCGGGCATGAGTGAAGCTGCATTTCTTGAAATGGTATCTGACATTATGGATATTCAGCTTGACAAGCTCATTGAATCACCATCATAG
- the LOC140013600 gene encoding serine/threonine-protein phosphatase 7 long form homolog has product MAFDHSTPHPGPLDGSVLYLQSEHRTAAIFQGTGVDLDVRRCDRRFFQPLIHLDDRIAQYIDAAGFYGIRRAGYLTVDHGLINALVERWRQETHTFHLPVMGEATVTLQDVEVLWGFRVDGLPVTLVHRRRNLVERKQLIYDILGYWPEDNMLNHDRLKLTSISRRLSTPLPADASDVMVRQYARMYILILLGGLLFADSCQNLVSLNWLDYVRDLDAMRQYSWGTATLACLYSRMCHASRVGTITTGGPYLLLQLWAWERIPVIRPDVLLYSEIGDFSRGGRWAAERTGIDPSSQSGIHYREQLALLRMDQFIWMPYTDDILARLPDYCKRGAHIWRARVPLIFWYIVEFHFPDRVMRQFGMRPDIPEPVDTNRGGLHQLDISGYPGRNWADFHKGWIAYWNARATAEVPGVPIDTFRPSNKYLEWYHNHTILYITPPIQQHAQYGQMLHGVSGQFEYLMGTMQQVGQQSHDALQLDDTNGRFHSHYATIVDRAYGSMQYLQRFDRMVVGDFNSFGHNPPVSQEIPQPNRVRRVPTQGGPSSSRSRRHRHGLQDEVIGEQTIQHTEVPDINAMPTTQNISAFNPQVTSFPYSSHIGLDATPLPQFPPFGAHPTPSSYCPAFGGQYPSSSHEPLVGDTTIAAVSSSSFELHPIFNFLSGVGGTSPISELPDYYSFGQPMTVPTSIQPVCATGYGHSGDFVTYRSQNDCDSSTTADTVEEEDAGLDDASIDVAPPIDTQQEPIVLRERCRRQPKRFCCPSTTPGDKGKGKRRTGR; this is encoded by the exons ATGGCATTCGACCACAGCACCCCCCATCCAGGACCATTGGATGGGAGTGTTTTATATTTACAATCGGAACATAGGACCGCTGCGATTTTTCAAGGGACAGGTGTGGATTTAGATGTTCGGCGCTGTGATAGGAGGTTTTTTCAACCTCTAATACATTTGGATGATCGGATTGCTCAATACATCGATGCCGCAGGCTTTTATGGTATTCGCAGAGCCGGTTACCTCACAGTAGATCATGGCCTTATAAATGCACTTGTGGAACGTTGGAGGCAAGAGACACATACTTTTCACCTCCCAGTTATGGGAGAGGCGACAGTAACTCTGCAGGATGTGGAGGTTTTGTGGGGTTTTCGGGTTGATGGTTTGCCGGTTACATTAGTGCACCGTAGACGTAACTTGGTGGAGCGGAAGCAGTTGATTTATGATATTTTGGGATATTGGCCAGAAGATAACATGCTCAACCACGATCGTCTAAAGCTTACTTCTATATCCCGACGGTTGAGTACACCGTTGCCAGCAGATGCTTCAGATGTTATGGTTCGTCAGTATGCCCGCATGTACATCCTGATTCTATTGGGTGGATTGTTATTTGCTGATTCATGTCAGAATCTCGTGAGTTTGAATTGGTTAGACTATGTCCGTGATTTGGATGCCATGAGGCAATACAGCTGGGGGACTGCGACGTTGGCTTGTTTATATTCACGAATGTGCCACGCATCTCGTGTTGGAACAATAACAACTGGAGGTCCATACTTGTTACTACAACTTTGGGCGTGGGAGCGGATTCCTGTGATTCGACCTGATGTACTCCTATATTCTGAAATTGGGGATTTTTCGAGAGGAGGGAGATGGGCAGCCGAACGAACAGGGATTGACCCTTCTAGTCAGTCCGGCATACATTATCGGGAGCAGTTAGCCTTATTACGCATGGATCAG TTTATTTGGATGCCGTATACCGATGATATACTGGCACGACTACCTGATTACTGCAAACGGGGAGCGCACATATGGCGGGCAAGAGTCCCTCTTATATTCTGGTACATCGTCGAATTTCATTTTCCTGATCGTGTCATGCGTCAATTTGGGATGAGGCCGGACATTCCGGAACCAGTTGACACTAATCGGGGTGGTTTACACCAATTGGATATTTCTGGTTATCCGGGAAGAAATTGGGCTGATTTTCATAAGGGTTGGATAGCATACTGGAATGCGCGTGCAACTGCAGAGGTACCTGGTGTGCCCATAGATACATTCAGGCCTTCCAATAAGTATCTCGAGTGGTATCATAATCACACCATTCTGTACATTACGCCTCCTATCCAGCAGCATGCACAGTATGGGCAAATGTTGCATGGAGTTTCTGGCCAGTTTGAGTATTTG ATGGGTACTATGCAGCAGGTTGGCCAACAATCGCATGATGCACTACAGCTTGACGACACTAACGGTCGCTTTCATTCCCATTATGCAACCATTGTTGATAGAGCATATGGATCAATGCAATACCTCCAGCGTTTTGATCGCATGGTTGTTGGTGATTTTAATTCTTTCGGTCATAATCCTCCTGTGTCACAAGAAATTCCACAGCCCAATCGTGTGCGGCGTGTCCCTACACAAGGTGGACCATCATCTAGTAGAAGTCGACGGCACAGGCATGGCTTGCAAGACGAAGTCATTGGGGAGCAGACCATTCAACACACCGAGGTGCCGGATATCAATGCTATGCCAACTACACAGAATATATCGGCTTTTAACCCTCAGGTGACATCTTTCCCATACTCATCGCATATTGGTCTAGATGCCACGCCTTTGCCACAGTTTCCACCTTTTGGTGCACATCCCACACCCTCTTCATATTGTCCTGCCTTCGGTGGACAATATCCATCCTCATCGCACGAGCCTCTAGTTGGAGACACTACCATTGCAGCGGTGTCATCATCTTCTTTTGAACTACATCCAATATTCAATTTTCTTAGTGGAGTGGGTGGTACATCTCCTATTTCAGAGCTTCCTGATTATTATAGTTTTGGACAGCCTATGACCGTACCTACGTCGATTCAGCCAGTATGTGCTACTGGATACGGTCATTCGGGAGATTTTGTCACGTATCGCTCTCAGAACGATTGTGATAGCAGTACGACTGCAGACACGGTTGAGGAGGAGGACGCAGGACTTGATGATGCTTCCATAGATGTTGCCCCTCCAATCGATACACAACAGGAGCCAATAGTTCTGCGGGAACGTTGCAGACGACAACCCAAAAGATTTTGCTGTCCGTCCACAACACCAGGTGATAAAGGCAAGGGCAAAAGGCGCACGGGGCGTTGA
- the LOC113706268 gene encoding uncharacterized protein translates to MWMIVTLADAHTCIRVCFNNDHRGLSSDIIAEHIIPHIMNGPVYKIKEIQASVKQEFHCDVSYKKAWYARRRAIDILYGDWPTSISQLPTYIQELQRSNPGTVVVWDHHPSSTPSNIIFDYIFWAFAPAIQGFRHLKPVICVDGTFLKGPYRGKLLVAVGFDANGSLFPLAYALVDEENNRSWHWFMRLLRIHVCGDMQNICIISDRHHGIINAMRTLEEWQEPLGVHRFCSIHIRSNFIQKFKNERLKNLMYGAGVANQTRKYENFMNVIFSLNTEAYAWLTGGSVRPEQWALCKDGGYRWGHISTNMVECFNNLLRDARLLPITALIRFTFNQTVDLFVKNHKVAWDEVYRLPKKSWDKYVKNEQKRRAHAVQVFDHRMGIYCITTAYRQSHQGGNAQTVDIENRTCTCGKWREFRFPCSHAIAACFRCGISPLTLVAHEHTFSSYQATFTGNFEPLRDPKYWPVAELQLNIIGGRLKQKMPGPLRNSRIRNQMDRRCPDVPRRCSNCL, encoded by the exons ATGTGGATGATTGTCACACTTGCTGATGCTCATACATGCATTCGTGTCTGTTTTAATAATGACCACCGTGGATTGAGTAGCGACATAATTGCCGAACATATTATTCCCCACATTATGAATGGTCCAGTGTATAAAATCAAGGAAATTCAAGCATCGGTGAAACAGGAGTTTCATTGCGATGTGTCTTACAAGAAAGCTTGGTATGCTAGACGCCGTGCCATTGATATATTATACGGGGATTGGCCGACATCCATATCACAGCTGCCAACCTATATTCAGGAGTTACAACGGTCCAATCCGGGTACGGTAGTTGTGTGGGACCATCATCCATCGAGTACCCCTTCCAATATTATTTTTGATTATATATTTTGGGCATTTGCACCTGCCATCCAAGGCTTTCGCCATCTGAAACCGGTCATATGTGTGGATGGTACCTTTTTGAAAGGACCTTATCGGGGAAAACTTCTTGTCGCCGTAGGTTTTGATGCTAATGGTTCACTGTTTCCCCTGGCATATGCTCTAGTCGATGAGGAGAATAATCGGAGTTGGCATTGGTTCATGAGACTGTTACGCATTCACGTGTGTGGTGACATGCAGAATATATGCATTATTTCTGATCGTCATCATGGCATCATTAATGCAATGCGTACACTCGAAGAGTGGCAGGAGCCATTAGGGGTGCACCGATTCTGTTCGATTCATATTCGGAgcaatttcatacaaaaattcaaGAATGAAAG GCTTAAAAACCTGATGTACGGGGCTGGTGTGGCGAATCAGACACGTAAGTATGAGAACTTCATGAATGTGATTTTCTCCCTAAATACGGAGGCATATGCATGGCTAACGGGTGGATCAGTTCGACCCGAACAATGGGCTCTGTGCAAAGATGGGGGATATCGTTGGGGCCACATATCCACAAATATGGTCGAGTGTTTCAACAATCTCTTGAGGGACGCTCGGTTGCTGCCAATTACTGCGTTGATAAGATTCACATTCAATCAAACTGTTGATTTGTTCGTGAAGAATCACAAGGTTGCATGGGATGAGGTATACCGCCTCCCAAAGAAATCTTGGGATAAATAtgtcaaaaatgaacaaaaaaggCGGGCCCATGCAGTTCAAGTGTTCGATCATAGGATGGGTATTTACTGCATTACGACTGCCTATCGACAAAGCCATCAAGGAGGTAATGCGCAAACCGTTGACATTGAAAATCGCACGTGCACATGTGGAAAATGGAGAGAATTCCGCTTCCCATGTTCACATGCCATAGCTGCGTGTTTTAGGTGTGGCATCTCCCCATTGACGCTTGTCGCTCATGAACACACGTTTTCCTCTTATCAAGCTACATTCACCGGTAATTTTGAACCGCTACGGGATCCAAAATATTGGCCTGTAGCGGAATTACAGCTGAATATCATAGGAGGGAGATTGAAACAAAAGATGCCAGGACCATTGAGAAATTCTAGGATCAGAAATCAGATGGATAGAAGATGCCCTGATGTACCACGTCGATGCAGTAACTGTTTATAG
- the LOC113705263 gene encoding GDSL esterase/lipase At5g08460: protein MESIRELCRILILIFIFYPTSTAITAQGLNHKHDANPNLIKMLDTISPFQPRNVTFHLPPDPQISPTKVPALFVIGDSSVDCGTNNFLGTFARADRLPYGKDFDTHQPTGRFCNGRIPVDYIALRLGLPFVPSYLGQGGSIEDMMKGVNYASAGAGIIFSSGSELGQHISLTQQIQQVYDTNQQFILNIGEDATADLMSRSIFYISIGSNDYIHYYLRNVSNVQSAYLPWGFNQFLADTMKEEIKNLYTANVRKVVVMGLAPLGCAPYYLWMYGSKHGRCIEKINDMIMEFNYAMRYMVDELNQELMDSNIIFCDAFEASMDIIKNHDHYGFNVTANACCGLGKYKGWITCLTPEMACSNASNHIWWDQFHPTDAVNAILADNVWSGLHTNICYPMNLEDMIAQKQND, encoded by the exons ATGGAGTCAATTCGAGAACTCTGCCGCATTTTGATTCTGATCTTCATTTTCTACCCCACCTCAACGGCGATTACAGCTCAAGGTCTCAACCACAAACACGATGCAAACCCAAATCTGATCAAGATGTTGGACACAATTTCTCCATTTCAACCAAGAAATGTTACTTTTCACCTCCCTCCAGACCCACAGATTTCTCCCACTAAAGTCCCTGCCCTGTTCGTAATTGGCGATTCTTCTGTTGATTGTGGGACCAATAACTTTCTTGGAACATTTGCTCGTGCTGATAGGCTTCCTTACGGGAAAGACTTTGATACACATCAGCCCACTGGACGTTTCTGCAACGGAAGAATCCCTGTTGACTACATTG CATTGCGTCTTGGGTTGCCGTTTGTTCCCAGTTACCTTGGGCAAGGTGGTTCTATTGAGGATATGATGAAAGGAGTGAATTATGCATCTGCTGGTGCTGGGATAATTTTCTCCAGTGGCTCTGAATTG GGTCAACATATTTCTCTGACACAGCAAATTCAGCAAGTTTATGACACAAACCAACAGTTCATACTGAACATTGGTGAGGATGCAACAGCTGATCTGATGTCAAGATCTATATTTTACATATCGATTGGCAGCAATGACTACATACATTACTATCTTCGTAATGTGTCTAATGTGCAATCTGCGTACCTACCTTGGGGTTTCAACCAGTTCTTAGCAGATACAATGAAGGAGGAAATTAAG AATTTGTACACTGCAAACGTCAGAAAAGTGGTTGTGATGGGACTCGCCCCTTTGGGATGTGCTCCTTACTATCTGTGGATGTATGGCAGCAAACATGGGAGGTGTATTGAGAAGATAAATGACATGATAATGGAGTTTAACTATGCTATGAGATACATGGTTGATGAACTAAATCAGGAGCTCATGGACTCCAACATAATCTTCTGTGATGCATTTGAAGCTTCAATGGACATAATCAAGAATCATGACCATTATG GTTTCAATGTTACTGCAAATGCTTGCTGTGGTTTAGGGAAATATAAGGGTTGGATAACATGCCTTACTCCTGAAATGGCATGCAGTAATGCTTCAAATCACATTTGGTGGGACCAATTTCATCCAACAGATGCAGTAAATGCTATTTTGGCTGACAATGTATGGTCCGGTTTGCATACCAATATATGCTACCCCATGAACTTGGAGGACATGATTGCTCAGAAGCAAAATGATTAG